In one window of Gossypium arboreum isolate Shixiya-1 chromosome 4, ASM2569848v2, whole genome shotgun sequence DNA:
- the LOC108460656 gene encoding uncharacterized protein LOC108460656, with translation MAAAAAATISSDSLATVSDGPVLSFINKRLRALRKKYNRILQMEESVSQGKTLNKEQEDVLRSKPTVSALIDELEKLRQPLSSAVSEEISLALQRQTVSSSETTSQAQPDKTEPQEQLPNVPDHAIEDLLNLLYFGSLFDVKSQSDFTSTMLTRTHERGCCLTYDYVTDDATDLLNEKDLDLISTLSGLLTSRPADSSLSHKNALHRCIQHAMLWLSNSDQPVDPNADVSYAGLRERLNKIMALDYFTTTPEIKDPAEVAAAAAAGTYTSFQVPVHAVPTSVPVQVEDSVGQYQQKAEDASNYQETETGDNQFSTTEELRKDPALQDNLEKENQEEDITVQEEEHGKLQVDNGESKEQLYVPRRPHQNQRGGRRGYFVGRGGRSSGRGGVTYQNGHNQYYDQPANHYSRNHYNNRGRGGRGGGGHAYNNHDGNPSADVGVAS, from the exons ATGGCGGCCGCCGCAGCAGCAACTATTTCCTCCGACTCTCTAGCCACAGTTTCGGACGGCCCCGTCCTTAGCTTCATCAACAAACGCCTCCGTGCCCTACGCAAGAAATACAACCGCATTCTCCAAATGGAAGAATCGGTCTCCCAAGGCAAAACTTTGAACAAAGAACAAGAAGATGTCCTCCGTTCCAAACCCACCGTATCTGCCCTTATCGATGAACTCGAGAAGCTTCGCCAGCCTCTTTCTTCCGCTGTCTCCGAAGAAATCTCACTCGCCTTACAGCGTCAAACCGTTTCATCATCAGAAACAACCTCTCAAGCCCAACCTGACAAGACTGAACCCCAAGAACAACTACCCAATGTCCCCGATCATGCCATTGAGGATCTCCTCAATCTTCTCTATTTCGGGTCGTTGTTCGATGTCAAGTCTCAGAGTGATTTTACCTCCACCATGTTGACGAGGACCCACGAGAGAGGCTGCTGCTTGACTTACGATTACGTTACCGACGACGCTACCGATCTGCTTAACGAGAAAGATTTGGATTTGATTTCGACGCTGAGTGGACTATTGACTTCGCGGCCGGCTGATTCCAGTTTGTCTCATAAGAACGCTTTGCACCGTTGTATCCAGCATGCTATGCTTTGGCTTTCTAACTCTGACCAGCCTGTTGACCCCAATGCCGACGTTTCAT ATGCTGGGTTGAGAGAGAGGCTTAACAAGATTATGGCTTTGGATTATTTTACAACCACGCCGGAGATAAAGGATCCTGCTGAAGTGGcggctgctgctgctgctgggACTTATACTTCTTTCCAGGTTCCGGTGCACGCTGTGCCCACTTCCGTGCCTGTTCAGGTGGAAGACTCGGTTGGGCAGTACCAGCAGAAG GCAGAAGACGCATCAAATTATCAAGAAACTGAAACTGGTGACAATCAATTTAGTACTACGGAGGAACTCCGGAAG GATCCTGCTCTCCAGGATAATTTGGAGAAAGAAAATCAGGAAGAGGATATTACAGTTCAAGAAGAAGAACATGGCAAGCTACAGGTTGATAATGGAGAATCCAAGGAACAACTGTATGTGCCTCGAAGACCACATCAGAACCAAAGAGGTGGCCGTAGGGGTTATTTTGTTGGTCGTGGAGGTCGAAGCAGTGGAAGGGGAGGTGTAACCTACCAGAATGGGCACAACCAATATTATGATCAGCCTGCCAATCATTATTCTAGGAACCATTATAACAATAGAGGCAGAGGTGGTAGAGGAGGTGGTGGCCATGCTTACAACAATCATGACGGGAACCCCTCTGCTGATGTTGGTGTGGCCTCATGA